A window of the Sulfolobales archaeon genome harbors these coding sequences:
- a CDS encoding mechanosensitive ion channel family protein, with amino-acid sequence MTPISEETLALQQVDQQAISPMTLLIRIAEAGVVALATYIIARYIIGYIPKLIPTPAQPRFIYSFIAVIRYIVYAVGALIALAIIAPEPGVFSALILVLGIGVIIAFSDLLRNWGAEIYVRSFTSLKIGDQVEVMGREGTVIHMDSRGVVIETPTREKIYVPNTYLASAPIINRTSPYGTTYRIKIMIPAEQDTDRVYEAIKGIISSIRPELVEDPVITRKGVREGFTEYEVSVVLLNVRKIGYIVSQIRDEIEKIWPGARVYT; translated from the coding sequence ATGACACCAATATCAGAAGAAACCCTCGCCCTACAACAGGTAGATCAACAGGCTATATCACCAATGACGCTGCTCATAAGAATCGCAGAGGCTGGGGTAGTAGCTCTAGCAACATATATAATAGCTAGATATATAATAGGCTATATACCAAAGCTAATACCAACCCCGGCACAGCCTAGATTTATATATAGCTTCATAGCAGTAATAAGATACATTGTATATGCAGTCGGAGCCCTAATAGCTCTAGCAATAATAGCGCCAGAGCCAGGGGTATTCTCGGCATTAATCCTAGTGCTAGGAATAGGTGTAATAATAGCCTTCAGCGATCTACTGAGAAACTGGGGGGCAGAGATATATGTTAGGAGTTTCACATCACTAAAAATAGGGGATCAGGTAGAGGTAATGGGTAGAGAGGGAACAGTAATCCATATGGATTCAAGGGGGGTTGTGATAGAAACACCCACAAGAGAGAAGATCTATGTACCGAACACATATCTAGCATCAGCCCCTATAATAAATAGGACAAGCCCCTACGGAACAACATATAGGATCAAGATCATGATCCCAGCGGAGCAGGATACAGATAGGGTATACGAAGCAATCAAGGGGATCATAAGCTCTATAAGACCAGAGCTAGTGGAAGACCCGGTGATAACTAGAAAAGGCGTTAGAGAGGGCTTCACGGAATACGAGGTATCGGTGGTTCTGCTAAACGTTAGAAAGATAGGTTATATAGTATCGCAGATAAGGGATGAGATTGAGAAGATATGGCCAGGGGCGAGGGTATATACCTAG
- a CDS encoding nicotinate phosphoribosyltransferase gives MYMSVASWERIKSGWVTDIYFLRSLKILREKGLDKTMVRIEAHVYSLPHGWSWGVFAGLEDALKLFEGRDVNIYSVPEGTIFKPVEPVMVVEGPIGEILDLETAVLGIIRHASSVATKSARIKKLAGDKMVVFFGLRAAHPAIGPMLDRSAFIGGCDAVSGAYSEELLGVKPVGTMPHALIVVFGDQVKAWRAFDEVVEPGVPRIMLVDTFYDERVESLMAAQLLGERLYGVRLDTPSSRRGNMQMIVKEVRWVLDLHGYKNVKIFVSGGIDEKEVAALRDLVDGFGVGTSIAFPPSVDFSMDIVEVMRDGKWIPISKRGKLPGFKQLYRCPNSLEDHVLPWGSEPPLCGDGSRARPMLELYMSRGKIIKDLPTPREIRSYVLDQLRFVEI, from the coding sequence ATATATATGTCTGTGGCTAGCTGGGAGAGGATTAAGTCTGGCTGGGTGACAGATATATATTTCCTTAGGAGCCTGAAGATCCTTAGAGAGAAGGGGCTTGATAAAACCATGGTTAGGATAGAGGCTCATGTATATAGCCTTCCACATGGGTGGAGCTGGGGTGTCTTTGCAGGGTTGGAGGATGCTTTGAAGCTCTTCGAGGGGAGGGATGTGAATATATATTCTGTCCCCGAGGGAACGATTTTTAAGCCTGTGGAGCCTGTTATGGTTGTTGAGGGGCCTATAGGCGAGATCCTAGATCTGGAGACCGCTGTGCTTGGCATTATAAGGCATGCCTCCTCTGTTGCCACCAAGTCTGCGAGAATCAAGAAGCTCGCTGGGGATAAGATGGTGGTTTTCTTTGGGCTTAGAGCTGCTCACCCCGCTATAGGGCCTATGCTAGATAGATCAGCCTTTATAGGTGGTTGCGACGCTGTCTCAGGAGCCTATAGCGAGGAGTTGCTTGGGGTCAAGCCTGTGGGTACCATGCCCCATGCCCTAATAGTAGTCTTTGGGGATCAGGTGAAGGCTTGGAGGGCTTTTGATGAGGTGGTTGAGCCAGGTGTCCCCAGGATCATGCTTGTAGATACATTCTATGATGAGAGGGTTGAGAGTCTCATGGCAGCGCAGCTTCTGGGTGAAAGGCTATATGGTGTTAGGCTAGATACCCCCAGCTCTAGGAGGGGTAATATGCAGATGATTGTTAAGGAGGTTAGATGGGTTCTAGATCTCCATGGATATAAGAATGTAAAGATCTTTGTAAGTGGTGGGATAGATGAGAAGGAGGTGGCTGCGTTAAGAGATCTAGTGGACGGTTTCGGCGTGGGAACCTCTATAGCCTTTCCACCAAGCGTTGATTTTAGCATGGATATTGTGGAGGTTATGAGAGATGGTAAATGGATCCCTATATCTAAGAGGGGTAAGCTGCCTGGGTTTAAGCAGCTCTATAGATGCCCCAATAGTCTAGAGGATCACGTGCTACCATGGGGCTCAGAGCCTCCCCTCTGCGGCGATGGTTCTAGGGCTAGGCCTATGCTCGAGCTCTACATGTCTAGGGGCAAGATTATCAAGGATCTGCCTACACCTAGGGAGATTAGAAGCTATGTTCTGGATCAGCTGAGATTTGTGGAGATCTAG
- a CDS encoding 4Fe-4S dicluster domain-containing protein, with product MRITGIEKVEKGYGVIVDIDRCIGCRACQLACKMWNNLPAEEISFAGSLTSPQWLTANTWKIVLFYEGTELIPLPFQCMHCRDPPCALACPVSAIVISDEGAVVINSDDCLGIGNCLRACPFNVPQRGSDGRFYKCTFCVDRIQHGLEPACVEVCPTRVFIFAPIDEIISIARKALEEERYVYGIDLDSYIGGGTRWIYIASKRKYEVLERYLPKKTRKDLDLHTAFFVNLKRRLRVIAIISMLNRAIRKRLKTISIAIHNIIRSRY from the coding sequence ATGAGGATCACAGGAATTGAGAAGGTGGAGAAGGGATATGGGGTTATTGTTGACATTGATAGATGCATAGGGTGTAGAGCGTGCCAGCTTGCCTGTAAAATGTGGAATAATCTTCCAGCGGAGGAAATCTCATTTGCAGGATCTCTTACATCGCCTCAATGGCTTACAGCGAATACCTGGAAGATCGTCCTCTTCTATGAGGGTACCGAGTTAATACCCCTCCCTTTTCAATGCATGCACTGTAGAGATCCTCCATGTGCGTTGGCATGTCCAGTATCTGCTATAGTTATAAGTGATGAGGGTGCTGTGGTTATAAATAGTGATGACTGCCTAGGTATAGGGAATTGTCTAAGGGCATGTCCCTTCAATGTGCCTCAGAGAGGTTCTGATGGCAGGTTCTATAAATGCACCTTCTGTGTTGATAGAATTCAGCATGGCTTAGAACCTGCATGCGTTGAGGTATGCCCCACGAGGGTCTTTATATTTGCTCCTATAGATGAGATAATTAGCATTGCTAGAAAGGCTCTTGAGGAGGAGAGATATGTATATGGTATTGATCTAGATAGCTATATCGGAGGAGGCACTAGATGGATCTATATAGCCTCTAAAAGAAAATACGAGGTGCTTGAGAGATACCTTCCTAAGAAGACCAGAAAAGATCTAGATCTACATACCGCCTTCTTTGTGAATCTAAAGAGGAGGCTGAGGGTTATTGCTATAATATCTATGCTCAATAGGGCTATTAGAAAGAGGTTAAAGACTATATCAATCGCTATACATAATATCATTAGATCTAGATACTAA
- a CDS encoding inorganic phosphate transporter, whose protein sequence is MDIYEMLLVLTACFFAASMGYHYAGAIVGPAYGGKAISLKLGLMVSALLVIIGSLATPVIYTYIKLAQLDNREYLSSLLASAIATTIATYIKVPTSTIQIFAFSVIGSAVMDGKYIEIPSVFNIISSWVLAPSLSYLLAPVIRKVIPNSVGNKILILTMCYSALVLGLNDVSNAASPMIGAGLDEYISRFTSGALMGAGLMIWGSRLARFIGREIGISDIRSFLAAHITKATILTALNTLGLNASMNQTLIGALAGIGVEKKVITRIIAGWIYSPMLGFTLSVVFTAIVNII, encoded by the coding sequence TTGGATATATATGAGATGCTATTGGTTTTGACGGCGTGTTTCTTTGCTGCTAGCATGGGCTATCATTATGCTGGAGCCATAGTAGGTCCTGCATATGGTGGTAAAGCTATATCTCTTAAGCTAGGATTGATGGTCTCAGCGTTGCTGGTGATTATAGGATCTCTAGCTACACCGGTTATTTACACCTATATAAAGCTTGCACAGCTAGATAATAGAGAATATCTTTCATCCCTTCTAGCGTCAGCCATCGCTACTACTATAGCTACATATATCAAGGTGCCCACATCCACTATACAGATCTTCGCATTCTCCGTAATAGGGTCAGCTGTTATGGATGGGAAATACATAGAGATTCCCAGTGTCTTTAACATCATATCCTCATGGGTTCTGGCTCCCTCATTATCATACCTACTAGCACCAGTTATAAGAAAGGTTATACCGAATAGTGTAGGTAATAAGATTTTAATACTAACTATGTGCTATTCAGCCCTAGTTTTAGGGCTAAACGATGTTAGCAATGCAGCATCCCCAATGATTGGTGCCGGGCTAGATGAGTATATCTCTAGATTTACCTCAGGAGCACTCATGGGCGCCGGCCTCATGATATGGGGATCTAGGCTAGCAAGATTTATTGGTAGGGAGATCGGGATCTCAGATATAAGATCTTTCCTAGCTGCACATATAACAAAAGCAACAATACTCACAGCATTAAATACTCTAGGTCTAAACGCATCGATGAATCAAACACTTATTGGAGCATTAGCAGGAATAGGGGTTGAGAAGAAAGTCATTACAAGGATCATAGCTGGATGGATCTACAGCCCCATGCTCGGCTTTACACTTTCCGTGGTGTTCACAGCTATAGTCAATATCATTTAA